From the Desulfovibrio sp. JY genome, one window contains:
- a CDS encoding right-handed parallel beta-helix repeat-containing protein, whose protein sequence is MRSVRVVLLAAILPLLLLEASLAMGGAEIQVRPTDDPAALKARLRGLAPGTTVRLMPGVFGRGLKLADLRGTPQAPIRIVAAPGAVLDGRRGQGAKSFANGSGILLENSGNVILEGLTISGFQRGVTVGACQSVTLQGNTIHDVDSYGIMSYRSNGTTITENRIERCASEHGIYVSDVAAKVVISKNVIRNTHINGIHVNGAVAGPVITDNQLERIGVFPTKEGGAALTLVGGTTNPVVRHNRFKNIHGQGITLDAPNAVIDANTFDVCSWSGILGLPHAMGLRLTGNDFRTVPVIPLQLSPAIIASVTASGNRYPARLPVCETVDGKRRYSLKDWQALGKDVH, encoded by the coding sequence ATGCGATCCGTCCGCGTCGTGCTGCTTGCGGCCATACTGCCGCTTCTGCTCCTTGAGGCGTCGCTCGCCATGGGCGGCGCGGAGATCCAGGTCCGGCCCACCGACGATCCGGCCGCGCTCAAGGCCCGGTTGCGGGGATTGGCCCCCGGAACCACCGTGCGGCTGATGCCGGGCGTGTTCGGCAGGGGGCTGAAACTGGCCGATTTGCGGGGCACGCCCCAGGCCCCCATTCGCATCGTCGCCGCGCCCGGAGCCGTGTTGGACGGCCGGCGGGGCCAGGGGGCGAAATCCTTTGCCAACGGCTCCGGCATCCTGCTCGAAAATTCCGGCAACGTGATCCTCGAAGGGCTGACCATCTCCGGGTTCCAGCGGGGCGTCACCGTGGGGGCCTGCCAGTCGGTGACGCTTCAAGGCAACACCATTCACGACGTGGACAGTTACGGGATCATGTCCTACCGCAGCAACGGCACGACCATCACCGAAAACCGCATCGAACGCTGCGCTTCCGAGCACGGCATCTATGTGAGCGACGTGGCCGCCAAGGTCGTCATCTCCAAAAACGTCATTCGCAACACCCACATCAACGGCATCCACGTCAACGGCGCCGTGGCCGGGCCGGTCATCACCGACAACCAGCTCGAGCGTATCGGCGTTTTCCCCACCAAGGAAGGCGGCGCCGCCCTGACCCTGGTCGGCGGGACCACGAACCCCGTGGTCAGGCACAACCGCTTCAAGAATATCCATGGCCAGGGCATCACCCTGGACGCCCCCAATGCCGTCATCGACGCCAATACCTTCGACGTCTGCTCCTGGAGCGGCATCCTCGGCCTGCCGCACGCCATGGGCCTGCGCCTGACTGGCAACGATTTCCGCACCGTGCCGGTGATCCCGCTCCAACTGAGCCCGGCCATCATCGCTTCGGTGACCGCCTCCGGGAACCGCTACCCGGCCAGGCTTCCCGTGTGCGAAACCGTCGACGGCAAGCGGCGTTATTCCCTCAAGGACTGGCAGGCGCTGGGGAAGGATGTCCACTGA
- a CDS encoding glycosyltransferase: MRVLVYTSLYPGAGHPGHGIFVAQLVKELAGLARVRVLAPESGYGWLAALLRRPAGLVEPIVMTEHCRFWTIPKVFKSLDGRFMAWWSRPSFDRAMAFAPDLIHAHYAYPDAAAAAELAARAGLPLVVTCHGSDINVLARDPARRRAIARALNQAAAVLAVSRDLAGKIADLGVDPARIRHMPNGVNLDRFPLADKAQSRRRLRLAPDVPVLLAAGRLEPVKGYDRLLRALALLPDVHLVLVGQGGQEGVLRRLAGELGLARRVRFDGQVAHGTLATYYQAADALALASHSEGWPTVIHEALACGTPVVAPAVGGIAEALADPRAGVLLPSADPQTLAEGIRRVLALPADPAGLRRIAAAHDWRFLAARHVALYARVLCPPTHAQEEVSHAIRPRRAACGHTAASAP, from the coding sequence ATGCGGGTTCTCGTCTACACGTCGCTGTATCCGGGCGCGGGTCATCCCGGCCACGGCATTTTCGTCGCCCAGCTCGTCAAGGAACTGGCCGGATTGGCCCGGGTGCGGGTCTTGGCCCCGGAAAGCGGCTATGGCTGGTTGGCGGCTTTGCTGCGCCGTCCCGCCGGCCTTGTCGAGCCGATCGTTATGACGGAGCATTGCCGCTTCTGGACCATCCCCAAGGTGTTCAAGTCCCTGGACGGCCGTTTCATGGCCTGGTGGAGCCGCCCAAGCTTCGACCGCGCCATGGCCTTTGCCCCGGACCTGATCCATGCCCACTACGCCTATCCGGATGCGGCGGCGGCGGCCGAGCTGGCCGCGCGGGCCGGGCTGCCCCTGGTGGTGACCTGCCATGGCTCGGACATCAATGTGCTGGCCCGCGATCCGGCGCGCCGGCGCGCCATCGCCCGAGCCCTTAACCAGGCCGCGGCCGTGCTGGCGGTCTCCCGGGACCTGGCCGGCAAAATCGCCGATCTCGGCGTCGATCCCGCACGCATCCGGCATATGCCCAACGGCGTGAACCTGGACAGGTTTCCGCTGGCCGACAAGGCGCAAAGCCGGCGGCGGCTGCGTCTGGCCCCGGACGTCCCCGTGCTGCTGGCGGCGGGACGCCTGGAGCCGGTCAAGGGCTACGACCGGTTGTTGCGCGCCCTGGCCCTGCTTCCCGACGTGCATCTGGTCCTGGTCGGCCAGGGTGGTCAGGAAGGGGTCTTACGGCGTCTGGCCGGGGAACTGGGCCTTGCCCGACGGGTCCGTTTTGACGGCCAGGTGGCCCACGGGACCCTGGCGACCTATTACCAGGCCGCCGACGCCCTGGCCCTGGCCAGCCATAGCGAGGGCTGGCCCACGGTCATCCACGAAGCCCTGGCCTGCGGCACGCCGGTGGTGGCCCCGGCCGTGGGCGGCATTGCCGAGGCCCTGGCCGATCCCCGGGCGGGCGTGCTGCTCCCTTCGGCCGATCCCCAGACCCTGGCGGAGGGCATCCGGCGCGTCCTGGCCCTGCCCGCCGACCCCGCCGGACTGCGCCGCATCGCCGCCGCCCATGACTGGCGGTTTCTGGCCGCGCGGCATGTGGCGCTGTATGCGCGCGTGCTGTGTCCCCCCACCCATGCCCAGGAGGAGGTTTCCCATGCGATCCGTCCGCGTCGTGCTGCTTGCGGCCATACTGCCGCTTCTGCTCCTTGA
- a CDS encoding XrtA-associated ATPase, giving the protein MYEAFFNFRRKPFELLPNPDFLYPSRSHKKVLSYLDYGIREHSGFILLTGEVGTGKTTLIRELIKKHLRNVLLSRVFHTKVESRQLLAMINADFGLETSDKDKPALLRDLQEFLIEQYAKRCPVVLIIDEAQNLSKSVLEEVRMLSNLETEESKLLHIILVGQPELRRVLSDPALLQLRQRIQIICNIEPLGAGEIEHYIRYRLEAAGNREALRIAPECYAIIHTYTRGIPRLINILCDYVLLDAFANESREVTGATIHEIAQDLNFNGQYWESTTMETPDDDSSGAAREPARIPPGNRQAALLRLDRRLQRIEAAHTDQMQALSGELQRIFENLNQRMDAMWRSLEMRSVPEHVVAAPPVEALPEDAEAGVVDLTDEIVVEDPVIVSVAENTEKPRPWIKRFLFGHY; this is encoded by the coding sequence TTGTACGAAGCCTTTTTCAATTTCCGGCGCAAGCCTTTCGAGCTGTTGCCGAACCCCGACTTTCTCTACCCGAGCCGGTCGCACAAGAAGGTTCTGTCCTACCTCGACTATGGCATACGGGAGCACTCGGGGTTCATCCTGCTCACCGGCGAAGTAGGCACCGGCAAGACAACCCTCATTCGGGAACTGATCAAGAAGCATCTGCGCAATGTGCTCCTGTCCCGCGTCTTTCACACCAAGGTGGAGTCCCGCCAGCTCCTGGCCATGATCAACGCGGACTTCGGCCTGGAGACCAGCGACAAGGACAAACCCGCCCTGTTGCGCGACCTTCAGGAGTTCCTCATCGAACAGTATGCCAAGCGCTGTCCCGTGGTGCTGATCATCGACGAGGCCCAGAATTTGTCCAAGAGTGTTCTGGAAGAAGTCCGGATGCTCTCCAACCTGGAAACGGAAGAAAGCAAGCTGTTGCACATCATCCTGGTCGGGCAGCCCGAGCTGCGCCGGGTGTTGTCTGACCCGGCGCTGCTCCAGTTGCGCCAACGTATCCAGATCATCTGCAATATCGAGCCGTTGGGCGCAGGCGAGATCGAGCATTACATCCGCTATCGCCTGGAGGCGGCGGGAAACCGCGAGGCCTTGCGGATCGCCCCGGAATGCTACGCCATCATCCATACCTATACGCGGGGTATTCCCCGGCTCATCAATATATTGTGCGATTATGTCCTCCTCGATGCCTTTGCCAACGAAAGCCGCGAAGTCACGGGGGCGACGATTCATGAGATAGCCCAGGACCTGAATTTCAACGGGCAGTACTGGGAAAGCACGACCATGGAGACCCCCGACGACGACAGTTCCGGCGCGGCCAGGGAGCCGGCGCGGATTCCTCCGGGAAACAGACAGGCGGCTCTGCTCCGTCTCGATCGGCGGTTGCAGCGGATCGAGGCGGCGCACACGGACCAGATGCAGGCCCTCAGCGGGGAGTTGCAGCGCATTTTCGAAAATCTGAACCAACGCATGGACGCGATGTGGCGATCGCTGGAAATGCGCAGCGTCCCGGAACACGTTGTCGCCGCGCCGCCAGTGGAGGCTTTGCCTGAGGATGCGGAGGCTGGGGTCGTGGATCTCACGGATGAAATTGTCGTGGAGGATCCGGTGATCGTTTCTGTCGCGGAAAATACGGAAAAGCCCAGGCCATGGATAAAAAGGTTTCTGTTTGGCCACTACTAA
- a CDS encoding glycosyltransferase family 4 protein, with the protein MSTEPRSPVVVYHHRTQGVDAQGIHIHEMCRAFESLGYAVAKVALHAKEEPGRESRPGRLGRLLSRLPPAAYELLELGYNLVGVPRLYRAVRRHRPAFVYERYSLYNLCGVVVSRLAGVPLVLEVNSPLAREKARHGGVAFGRLAQAVETYIINHATRSIAVTGVLRRMLAEKGGDAARIVVMPNGINPGEFRRPSRPERRTGDMVRIGFVGWFRPWHGLLEMVEALERHGLFREGVSLLLVGDGPVRPALEQLIKARGLGDRVRITGATPRRLLPGLLDEVDIAVQPAATAYASPMKLFEYLAAGKAVVAPDQDNIREVVRHGAEALLFAPGDWDAFAGQVRALVRDPGLRRRLGEAGRRSMLENRRTWTDNAARVVALLGQPFPGR; encoded by the coding sequence ATGTCCACTGAGCCCCGAAGCCCCGTGGTGGTCTACCACCACCGCACCCAGGGCGTGGATGCCCAGGGCATCCATATCCACGAGATGTGCCGGGCCTTCGAGTCGCTGGGCTACGCGGTGGCCAAGGTTGCCTTGCACGCCAAGGAAGAGCCGGGGCGGGAATCCCGTCCCGGGCGCCTCGGCAGGCTGCTCTCCCGCCTGCCGCCCGCGGCCTACGAACTGTTGGAACTGGGCTATAACCTGGTCGGCGTTCCCCGGCTTTACCGGGCGGTCAGGCGGCATCGGCCCGCCTTCGTCTACGAACGCTACTCGCTGTACAACCTCTGCGGGGTCGTGGTGTCGCGGTTGGCCGGCGTGCCGTTGGTCCTCGAGGTCAATTCCCCCCTGGCCAGGGAAAAGGCGCGCCATGGGGGCGTGGCGTTCGGGCGGCTGGCCCAGGCCGTGGAGACGTACATCATCAACCATGCCACCCGCAGCATCGCCGTCACCGGCGTGCTGCGGCGCATGCTGGCCGAGAAGGGGGGCGACGCGGCGCGTATCGTGGTCATGCCCAACGGGATCAACCCTGGCGAGTTTCGGCGGCCCTCGCGTCCCGAACGCCGGACCGGGGATATGGTCAGGATCGGGTTCGTGGGCTGGTTTCGGCCTTGGCACGGTCTGTTGGAAATGGTGGAAGCCTTGGAGCGGCACGGCCTGTTTCGCGAGGGCGTCAGCTTGCTGCTGGTGGGCGACGGTCCGGTCAGGCCGGCGTTGGAGCAGCTGATTAAGGCTCGCGGCCTTGGGGATCGCGTACGCATCACGGGGGCCACCCCGCGCCGGCTTCTTCCCGGCCTGCTGGACGAGGTGGACATTGCCGTCCAGCCGGCGGCCACGGCATACGCCTCCCCCATGAAGCTTTTCGAATATCTGGCCGCCGGCAAGGCCGTGGTGGCCCCGGATCAGGACAATATCCGCGAGGTGGTGCGCCACGGCGCCGAGGCGCTCCTTTTTGCGCCCGGCGATTGGGACGCCTTCGCCGGGCAGGTCCGGGCCCTTGTCCGCGATCCGGGCTTGCGCCGGCGGCTGGGGGAGGCCGGACGCCGGTCCATGCTCGAAAATCGGCGGACCTGGACAGATAACGCGGCCCGGGTCGTGGCCTTGCTCGGCCAGCCGTTCCCGGGCCGCTGA
- a CDS encoding O-antigen ligase family protein — protein sequence MGINSLLGVFGSLTFSQPWVMTALFVIFYIALGILAFFRPVAAMIMYFGTSIMNPQASYPFLMGVPLAKIAAGVALAACLLHLRRLAFRFPMTLVALTAFLIMAVVAAMTALEPQLAQKRLDEFLKVGILAILTVWAIADRKDYTFFFWGILASLAFDVLKNLVETQTLQAWVGIQGVAGWINDSNDWALALAMGLPLFYVALALHWNRGWKARLIFGLAAIGALLTLTLTYSRGGFLAAVVSGLVFLLLDRKPWRIVAVGAVMALVVSFYMPGSYVDRVKSIFGLEEKAASAWEKPVDEGEEYTGAERVYFWRIAYEVMRDNPIKGVGWGNFIKEYERRVSTTEGAVAHNTWFQVGAEGGEITLLFYVLMIGWAMAAAFRAYLRARRAGDAWGALHGRGILAGMVAFCVGATFLSRENSELLFVYVAMSVALSGLVSQTQPTREMRTEAVGGRPSPAPPASRAFPGGGKPDGRKMPGRPVGDLRQPVA from the coding sequence ATGGGCATCAATTCTCTCCTGGGCGTTTTCGGAAGCCTGACCTTCAGTCAGCCGTGGGTAATGACCGCGCTTTTCGTGATCTTTTACATCGCCCTGGGGATTCTCGCCTTTTTTCGCCCCGTGGCCGCCATGATCATGTATTTCGGCACCTCCATCATGAATCCCCAGGCGAGCTACCCGTTCCTCATGGGGGTGCCCCTGGCCAAGATAGCGGCCGGGGTGGCGCTAGCCGCCTGCCTGCTGCACCTGCGCCGTTTGGCCTTCCGCTTCCCCATGACGCTGGTGGCCCTGACCGCCTTTCTGATCATGGCCGTGGTGGCCGCCATGACGGCCCTGGAGCCGCAGCTGGCCCAAAAGCGCCTGGACGAATTTCTCAAGGTGGGGATTTTGGCCATACTGACGGTCTGGGCCATCGCGGACCGCAAGGATTACACCTTCTTTTTCTGGGGCATATTGGCCAGCCTGGCCTTCGATGTGCTCAAAAACCTTGTGGAAACCCAGACCCTGCAAGCCTGGGTCGGCATCCAGGGCGTTGCCGGCTGGATCAACGACTCCAACGACTGGGCCTTGGCCCTGGCCATGGGCCTGCCGCTTTTTTACGTCGCGCTGGCCTTGCATTGGAACCGGGGCTGGAAGGCGCGTCTGATTTTTGGTCTGGCGGCCATCGGCGCGTTGCTGACCCTGACGCTGACCTACTCGCGGGGGGGCTTTTTGGCCGCCGTGGTGTCGGGGCTGGTGTTTTTGCTGCTCGATCGCAAGCCCTGGCGGATTGTGGCCGTTGGCGCGGTCATGGCGCTCGTGGTCTCCTTTTACATGCCGGGCTCCTATGTGGACCGGGTGAAAAGCATTTTCGGCCTCGAGGAGAAGGCGGCGTCGGCCTGGGAGAAACCGGTGGATGAAGGCGAGGAGTATACCGGCGCCGAGCGGGTCTATTTCTGGCGGATCGCCTACGAAGTCATGCGGGACAATCCCATAAAGGGCGTGGGGTGGGGGAATTTCATCAAGGAATACGAACGCCGCGTCAGCACGACGGAAGGCGCCGTGGCCCATAACACCTGGTTCCAGGTCGGCGCGGAAGGCGGGGAGATCACGCTCCTTTTCTATGTTCTGATGATTGGTTGGGCCATGGCCGCGGCGTTTCGCGCTTACCTGCGGGCGCGCCGGGCCGGGGATGCCTGGGGGGCCTTGCACGGCCGGGGGATTTTGGCCGGAATGGTGGCTTTTTGCGTCGGCGCGACATTTCTGAGCCGGGAAAATTCCGAGCTTCTGTTCGTCTACGTCGCCATGTCGGTCGCCTTGTCGGGCCTTGTTTCGCAGACCCAGCCGACCCGGGAGATGCGGACCGAGGCCGTTGGGGGGCGGCCGTCGCCCGCGCCGCCCGCGTCGCGCGCCTTCCCCGGGGGCGGGAAGCCGGACGGGCGGAAAATGCCGGGGCGTCCCGTCGGGGACCTGCGACAGCCCGTCGCCTGA
- a CDS encoding DUF3473 domain-containing protein, translating into MCNPPCNALTVDVEDYYHVSAFESVIPPESWDGLESRIEANTHRVLDLLHEYKLAGTFFVLGWVARRHPGLVRAIEAAGHEIACHGYAHQRILFQTPETFRRDVASAKALLEDLTGRPVRGYRAPSYSITPATAWALDVLIEEGFAYDSSIFPIIHDLYGFPGALPHPHRIRRASGEIVEFPPTTLRLRFLGRSLAVPIGGGGYLRLFPGWFTRWGLRRISRQGDRPYAVYFHPWEVDPDQPRIRKAGWKSRLRHYLNLDKTEERLRGLFAAMAFAPMGRVLAALAPLPVVSLGQAPPDSGRS; encoded by the coding sequence GTGTGTAATCCTCCATGTAATGCTTTGACCGTGGATGTGGAGGATTACTATCACGTCAGCGCGTTTGAATCCGTCATCCCCCCCGAAAGTTGGGACGGGCTGGAATCGCGGATCGAGGCCAACACGCACCGCGTGTTGGATTTGTTGCACGAATACAAGCTTGCCGGGACGTTTTTCGTGCTCGGCTGGGTGGCCAGACGCCACCCGGGGCTGGTGCGGGCCATCGAGGCCGCCGGCCATGAAATCGCCTGCCATGGCTATGCGCATCAGCGCATCCTGTTTCAGACGCCCGAAACCTTCCGACGGGATGTGGCCTCGGCCAAGGCCCTGCTCGAAGACCTTACCGGCCGGCCGGTCCGGGGCTACCGCGCCCCGAGCTATTCCATCACGCCCGCGACCGCCTGGGCCCTGGATGTCCTCATCGAGGAAGGCTTCGCCTATGATTCCAGCATATTCCCCATCATACACGACCTGTACGGATTTCCCGGAGCCCTGCCGCATCCCCACCGCATAAGGCGGGCTTCCGGCGAGATCGTGGAGTTTCCCCCGACCACGCTGCGCCTGCGCTTCCTCGGGCGCTCCCTGGCCGTGCCCATTGGCGGGGGCGGCTATCTGCGGCTTTTCCCGGGATGGTTCACCCGCTGGGGGCTACGCCGGATCTCCCGCCAGGGCGATCGGCCGTACGCCGTTTATTTTCATCCCTGGGAAGTCGATCCCGATCAGCCCCGGATACGAAAGGCCGGCTGGAAATCCCGGCTACGGCATTACCTCAACCTGGACAAGACCGAAGAGCGTTTGCGCGGCTTGTTTGCGGCCATGGCCTTCGCGCCGATGGGCCGGGTTTTGGCGGCATTGGCGCCGCTCCCCGTCGTTTCCTTGGGGCAAGCACCTCCAGACAGCGGCCGAAGCTGA
- a CDS encoding chain length-determining protein gives MFALLKDYHQYKRLIYLKKGLFLIVALLTMTTAVAVSYIIPKKYEAKTTLFIQQNVLADLVKGLAVAPSIQTKIHTLAVSMTSRNLLSQVVNDLGQDMMLPVGYDQEAYIKDLQSRILVNLNEKQGVVNISFWDRSPQFAQDFVNTLAMLYIEHNTLVKREESTEATKFLAEQIEVYKKRLAEEDEAINAYKSENSILLTTDETFVRTDIRQAEQKIEELNAQMAPLETKLKLAQSGKPAHRSGVGQRDAELQRLLRIYTERHPKVIRARAALQVSRASSGGSGGRDDTARASRLVMADIASVKTQLAQQEKVIEDNKTLLREIPRVMGGLHTLVDRRNQDANLYNQLVARYGQSEISKDMELKDKATVFRIIDPAVAPEIPSSPNRPLIIVIGIVLGLCAGVAAVILSERYDHSIRSLQELRTLGLPVFAVIPRMTSETETRRQAKRDRFVMALAGGYFVLVLGVLAMESLKAMGVTGEWLQKFGLHSL, from the coding sequence ATGTTTGCTCTCCTTAAAGATTACCACCAATATAAGCGGCTCATTTATCTCAAAAAAGGTCTCTTTCTGATAGTGGCGCTTCTGACCATGACGACGGCCGTCGCGGTGAGCTACATTATTCCGAAGAAATACGAGGCCAAGACGACCCTTTTCATCCAGCAAAACGTGTTGGCGGATCTGGTGAAGGGCCTGGCCGTCGCGCCTTCCATCCAGACCAAGATCCATACGCTGGCCGTGAGCATGACCAGCCGCAACCTCCTGTCGCAGGTGGTCAACGACTTGGGCCAGGACATGATGTTGCCGGTCGGCTACGACCAGGAAGCCTACATCAAGGACCTGCAAAGCCGCATCCTGGTCAATCTCAATGAGAAGCAGGGTGTGGTCAACATCAGTTTCTGGGACAGGTCGCCGCAGTTCGCCCAGGATTTCGTCAATACCCTGGCCATGCTCTATATCGAGCACAACACCCTGGTCAAACGCGAGGAATCCACGGAGGCCACGAAGTTTCTGGCCGAGCAGATAGAGGTGTATAAAAAGCGGTTGGCCGAGGAGGACGAGGCCATCAACGCCTACAAGAGCGAAAACAGCATCCTCCTGACCACCGACGAGACCTTCGTCCGCACCGACATCCGGCAGGCGGAACAGAAGATCGAGGAACTCAACGCGCAAATGGCCCCGCTTGAGACCAAACTCAAGCTCGCGCAAAGCGGCAAGCCCGCCCATCGTTCGGGCGTCGGGCAAAGGGATGCCGAATTGCAGCGGCTGTTGCGTATCTATACCGAAAGGCATCCCAAGGTCATACGGGCCAGGGCGGCCCTGCAGGTCAGCCGCGCCAGCTCCGGCGGTTCCGGCGGCCGCGACGATACGGCGCGGGCCTCGCGGCTCGTGATGGCCGATATCGCCTCGGTCAAGACCCAACTGGCGCAGCAGGAAAAGGTTATCGAGGACAATAAAACACTGCTTCGGGAGATCCCCCGCGTCATGGGCGGTCTGCACACCCTGGTCGACCGGAGAAACCAGGACGCCAACCTCTACAACCAGCTCGTGGCCCGCTACGGACAGTCCGAGATCTCCAAGGATATGGAGCTCAAGGACAAGGCCACGGTGTTTCGCATCATCGACCCGGCGGTGGCGCCCGAGATTCCGTCCAGCCCCAACAGGCCGCTGATCATCGTCATCGGCATCGTGCTCGGACTGTGCGCCGGGGTGGCCGCGGTGATCCTGTCCGAACGCTACGACCATTCGATCAGATCCCTCCAGGAACTGAGGACGCTTGGCCTGCCTGTCTTCGCGGTCATTCCGCGTATGACCAGCGAAACGGAAACCCGGCGTCAGGCAAAACGCGACAGGTTCGTGATGGCCCTGGCCGGCGGATATTTCGTTCTCGTCCTCGGCGTGCTGGCGATGGAAAGCCTCAAGGCCATGGGCGTGACCGGCGAATGGCTGCAGAAATTCGGGCTGCATTCCCTTTAG
- a CDS encoding XrtA-associated tyrosine autokinase, which produces MSRIEDALSKASQRQSDVSPPAAWSSFRQKHPTLPPPAPIDPDRLREEKLVVLKKPNSPEAEEFRKLKEFLVKAISAPGMFNNVVLITSAHHGEGKSLVTSNLAISLAQEYDRTVMVVDADLRLPSCHRYLDVDPEQGLADCLMQGVDISNALVKTAIPKLVLLPAGKKPVKNPLELFSSNSMRGLLTEMKQRYPDRILLIDTPPVLLFAETRTLVDLADGVVLVVREGGCSLDDVRECLTLLNNKVLGVVYNASSFTQPAGAYQDYYYSSYVE; this is translated from the coding sequence ATGAGCAGAATCGAAGACGCCCTGAGCAAGGCCTCCCAACGGCAATCGGACGTATCGCCGCCGGCGGCCTGGTCCTCTTTCAGACAAAAGCATCCGACGTTGCCGCCCCCGGCGCCCATCGATCCCGACCGTCTCCGGGAGGAGAAGCTGGTGGTGCTCAAAAAGCCGAATTCCCCGGAAGCCGAGGAGTTTCGCAAGCTCAAGGAATTCCTCGTCAAGGCGATCAGCGCGCCGGGGATGTTCAACAACGTCGTCCTGATCACCAGCGCCCATCACGGCGAAGGCAAGTCGCTGGTCACCAGCAACCTGGCCATCAGTCTGGCCCAGGAATACGACCGCACGGTCATGGTCGTGGACGCCGATCTGCGTCTGCCTTCCTGCCATCGGTATCTGGACGTCGATCCCGAACAGGGACTGGCGGACTGCCTGATGCAGGGGGTGGACATCAGCAACGCCCTCGTCAAGACGGCCATTCCCAAGCTGGTGCTCCTGCCGGCCGGGAAAAAGCCCGTCAAAAACCCCCTGGAACTGTTTTCCTCCAATTCCATGCGGGGGCTTTTGACGGAAATGAAGCAGCGGTATCCCGACCGGATTTTGCTTATCGACACGCCGCCCGTGCTGCTTTTCGCCGAAACGCGCACCCTGGTGGACCTGGCCGACGGCGTCGTCCTGGTGGTCCGGGAAGGCGGCTGCTCCCTGGACGATGTCCGGGAGTGTCTGACGCTGCTCAACAACAAGGTGCTGGGCGTGGTGTACAACGCCTCGAGCTTTACGCAGCCGGCCGGGGCCTATCAGGATTACTACTACTCCTCATACGTGGAATGA
- a CDS encoding polysaccharide export protein, which produces MVRMLVLFALLALTPVAAQARDYTFAAGDKIHISVAGEPDFSGDMVVRPDGMVAVPQSGDVQAVGLTAAQLQAEVTKKIKEYIRNPTVNVTVVGSGNNKVFVMGGGVRPTVVDISKNATLLNLLTSLGDISGADLRASTVVRDDQIIKKDFHDLIVGSDVSQDVPLMAGDTILLPPTASNRGVYVVGAVNAPKLVVYREGMTLLEAILDAGGFSKFASPNDTRVVRGAEGQARIINIKAKKLIRDGDLTQNVVLQGGDLVIVDESLF; this is translated from the coding sequence ATGGTCAGGATGCTGGTGCTTTTCGCCCTGCTGGCTTTGACGCCTGTTGCAGCGCAGGCCAGGGATTACACCTTCGCGGCTGGCGACAAGATTCATATCAGCGTGGCCGGCGAACCGGATTTTTCCGGTGACATGGTGGTGCGCCCCGACGGGATGGTCGCCGTGCCCCAAAGCGGCGACGTCCAGGCTGTGGGGCTTACTGCGGCGCAACTGCAAGCCGAGGTGACAAAGAAGATCAAGGAATACATCCGCAATCCGACAGTCAACGTCACTGTCGTCGGCTCGGGCAACAACAAGGTTTTCGTCATGGGCGGCGGCGTGAGGCCCACGGTGGTCGACATTTCCAAAAACGCCACGCTGCTCAATCTTCTGACCAGCCTGGGCGATATCAGCGGCGCCGATTTACGCGCCTCGACCGTGGTCCGCGACGACCAGATCATCAAGAAGGATTTCCACGACCTGATCGTTGGCAGCGACGTCTCCCAGGATGTCCCGCTCATGGCCGGGGATACGATCCTGCTCCCGCCCACCGCCTCCAACCGGGGCGTGTATGTGGTCGGCGCGGTCAACGCCCCCAAGCTCGTGGTTTACCGGGAAGGCATGACCTTGCTCGAGGCCATCCTGGACGCCGGCGGCTTTTCCAAGTTCGCCAGTCCCAACGACACCAGGGTCGTCCGGGGCGCGGAAGGGCAGGCGCGGATCATCAATATCAAGGCAAAAAAGCTCATTCGCGATGGGGATCTGACCCAGAACGTGGTCTTGCAGGGCGGAGACCTCGTCATCGTGGACGAGAGCCTTTTCTAG